The genomic window TTGGAAGAATTAGCAAAAGTTGAAGGTATAGAATGGATTCGCCTTCATTACGCTTATCCTACTGGTTTCCCAATGGATGTTTTGGAATTAATGAAACGCGAACCAAAAATCTGTAATTATATTGATATTCCTTTACAACATATTTCAGATTCGATTTTGAAGTCTATGCGTCGTGGCACAACACAAGCTAAGACCACTCAGTTATTGAAAGATTTTCGTGCTGCAGTTCCAGGAATGGCAATTAGAACTACATTAATTGTTGGATATCCGGGTGAAACTCAAGAAGATTTTGAGATTTTGAAAGATTTCGTTCAGGAAATGAAATTTGACAGAATGGGATGTTTTGCTTATTCTCACGAAGAAAACACTCATGCTTACTTACTAGAGGACAATGTTCCTGATGATGTAAAACAAGCGAGAGCAAATGAAATCATGGAATTACAGTCTCAAATTTCATGGGATTTAAATCAAGAAAAAGTAGGCAAAACATTCAAATGTATTATTGATAGAAAAGAAGGCGCGCATTTTGTTGGGCGTACAGAATTTGATAGTCCTGATGTTGACAATGAAGTACTGATTGACGCTTCTAAACATTACGTAAAAACTGGCGAATTTGTTAATATCAAGATAATTGAGGCGACAGAATTTGATTTATACGGGGAACCTGCTTAAATTTACGCTGAACAATAGTTAACATTAGATAAAATACTTTTATGAAACCAATTCAAACTTTATTTATTTTAGGTTTAAGCTTATTCTGTTTCTCGACTGCATCTGCACAATATGGAAACGGATACAATAACGGCTATGGAAATGGATACAACAGAGGCGGCGGAATGGGAATGGACAGAAGTATGATGGCTGGACAGCAGCAAGGCACTCCAAGCAAACCTAAAGAAGTACCTGTAGAAGAAACTGCGGCCAAAATTGTTGAATCTATGCGACCAGAAGTAAAACTAGACGACCTGCAGGCAATTGCAATTACAAATGTTTTAGCAGACAGTTTAAGAGAACAAGGTATTTTATTGAAAAACGAAAGCAGCAGCCAAGAACAAAAAATCGAACAAATAAAAGCTTTAAGAGAAAGTACTGATAAAAAAATTGGAGCCTTTTTAAATCCAGATCAAGTTGATAAATACAAAACTTTTATGGAATCTTTTAAAGAGGTCAAAAAAGGGAAATCAAAAAAGAAAAAAGATAAAGATAAAGAAGATTCTAAGGAATTAAAGGAAGAAACAGATACGAAAATTAAAGAATAATCGTTTAAAACTATAAACAACGAATTATGACAAAAAAACATTTTTGTTATCTGATCTTAGCTGTTATAATCAGTTCATGCTCTACTAATCCGTACAAGAATACGGAAAAAGCTTACGATCAGCAGCTTAAAACATTAGAAAACCAAATTACGAATAAAGAAGCAAAGCCAATTCCTGCAACTTCTGTTATTATTGATACATCTTACGCACAGCAATTGGGAATCGTGAAAGATACTTTATCTAAAACGGGTTCTACTTATTTAGTAAATGGAATTAATACAGAATGGATTGGTACAGTTAATTTTAATTTAAGAAAACCAAGCTTTGTAATTATTCATCATACTGCTCAGGATTCACTTCAGCAGACCATTAGTACATTTACAAAAACTAAAACTCAAGTTAGCGCTCACTATGTTATTTCTGAAAATGGAAAAGTAGTGCAAATGCTTAATGATTACCTGAGAGCTTGGCATGCTGGAAATTCTACTTGGGGAAAAACAACAGATTTAAACTCTTGCTCTATTGGAATTGAGCTGGACAATAATGGTTTTAAACCTTTTACAGAAGCACAAATCAGCAGTTTAGTTGCTCTGCTTACGAAACTGAAAAAAGATTATAACATTCCGACTCAGAACTTTTTAGGTCATGCGGATATTGCTCCAGGAAGAAAACAAGACCCAAGCGCATTATTTCCCTGGAAGACACTTGCTGAGAAAGGATTCGGAATCTGGCCGGACGAAGTTTTAGAACCTGCACCATTTGATTTTAAAATTGAACCTGCACTGCGAATAATTGGATATAATACCAAAAATTTATCCTCTGCAATTCAGGCTTTCAAGTTACATTATATTCAAACTGATGCAACCTCAACTTTAGACAGAAAAACAATTGACACTATTTATTCGATTTATAAAAAACAAATTCAGTAAATAAATTCAAATTCTAAAATAATTAACGCATTTCTAAGATTTTAGAAATGCGTTTTTTTTTGTTTTAATAGCAGGAATAATAATGAACAATTAATTTTCTCCTATCCAAAGTTAGACGCACTGCAGTGCGTCTCTACAAGCTACGATATATAAACACAATAATTAAAGATCTAAGACAAACATCATAACTCAGAACTTACAAATAACCGACACAATAATTCATAATTCATAACTTATAATTCATAACTAATCAAAAAACTTCTTCCCAATAAAAAAGCTGCCAAAACATTAGTATGTTTCGACAGCTCCAAAAAAAAAAAAAAAATATCAATCTTTATCTCTAGAAAGAGTATGTTGTTGCAATTAAACCATAGAAGCTTCCTCCTGTTGGCAATGCATCTTTATCTAAGAATATATCTTCAGAAGCAGCATCGTATCTTAGCTCCGGAATAATTGTAAGTTTTCCAACTTTATAATTTAACGAAACTGTGTTTGCAAATACACTAGATCCTGTTAATGTTCCCATACTTGGCGCCGCGTCTTTAGCATCAAAATATTCTATTCTGTAAGCCAAAAGCAATGATGGGCTGAATGAATAATTAGCATATCCCACTACCGAAAACCATTCACCATCTAAAGCACTATCAAAATCATTTGTAGTTTTAGCATAAGTTGCATTTAACCCAAGACCAAAACTATCACTGATTGTTTTAGATGCAGTCAAGTCAAACTGAGTTTTATTTTCGTCTGATACTGGAATTATACTTCCAGGTATTGGATTAGTACTTCCTGTTGTAAAATTCAAGTAAGCACTTCCTGTATCGCCGATGTAACCCAGCTGTCCAATGAACGTTTTTTGATAAGATCCCGCATCCATTGCCGATTTAAAATCAGTTGGATTTGTTACCCCTAACATAGCTGTAAATTTACCCGTAGTGTATTGCGCTTTAACTCCGGTATTGAAAAATGGACCATAAGAAAAAGCGTAAGACATACTATAGTTTTTATTATCTACAGCATCTAATACTTCATATCCAATATGAGTTCCAAAACTACCTGCCACTACTTTAAATTCATCTGTCAAATTGTATGTAAAGAACAATTGTTTAATTAAAAATTTTGCACTTGCATCTTTATCTGGTGTTTCATTATATGAAAACTCTGCTGCTCTTTTTCCGAAACCTAAGTCTACGAAAACAGAAGCCTTTCCAAAAGTATGACCTGCCTCGATCGACGCCATTCCTAATTCGAATGAATTTTGTGAGTTGGTAAAGCTCGTTAATCCATTCATCTGTTTTGAAAAATCATATTTATAGTACGCATCTGCAGAGCCTCCCCAGGTGGTTGCTGGTGAAGCCGCTGCTTCATCTTCTTGGGCAAAAGCAAAAGAACTTGTTAACATCGCGGCTAAAATGTGAAATACTTTTTTCATGTTTTAAATTGGTTTTTAGTTATTAATTGATTCTGGTTAGTTAATCTTTTATATATCTATTTAATAGTATAAGTCATTTCTAAAACCCTATTTTACGCCCCTAAAACATCATCATTTTCATTAGCGAATTTATTAACTTTTGTATGAGTAGAATAATTCAGAACTGCTTTTTTGACGTTTTAGGCGAAGAATTACGGATTACAAAAATTAAATTGCCAATAATCGTTATTTGACATTTATAATTATTTGTTTTTGAAAATTCAATAACAAAATTTTAAGACAAACAATTAAAATTAAAGGGCAGAACATAAAAATAAAGCGAAAAACTGACATATAAAAGCCAAACTATAACACTAAAAACCAAACACCCCTAAAATTTTAGGGGTATAGTTTAAAAATAAATAATTTTAAATCAGAACTTGAAATTGCAAAAATTAAAAACACAATAAATAAACAACAAACAAAATTCTTACAAAACATTATCTACAAAACCTACATTTCTCATATTAATAAAAAGCATAGAAGTCAAAAAAAACATAATAGATAGAGAAAAAAAAGAGCCTGCTCAAATTATGAACAGGCTCCTTCTAAAATTCCAATAAATTATTTAGTCTTGCTTATTATACTTCTTCAAATACTCCCTTACTTTAATTCCGGAATCTTTTAAATCCTCGTCTTTCCATTTCCCTTCAGATTTAGCTGTCTTTTTTAACATCGAACACGTTTCATCTTTATCTGATATTGACCACGTAATCCAGCTTATTTTTCTAGATTCCATCCAATCAATATAATCCTGCCAAGCTTTATAATCCAGCGGTCCATCTCCTGAAGCTTCCATCCCAGCCGATTCAGAAACAAACACTGGAAGGCCTTTAGCAATCGCAGCATCTGTTCTGTCTCGTAATTCTTTACCGTGGGTTGCTGCATAAAAATGCATCGTATACATTATATTCTTGTAGCCTGTTATGGGATCTTCGGCAGGAAGATCAATATCTTGATCCCAACGCGGACAGCCAACCAAAATGATATTATCAGGATCGTTTTCTCGTATCACTTGAATTACTTCTTCGGCATAATTTTTTACTTCCCACCAGGTTTCATAATCAGGTTCATTAAAGATCTCATATATAATATTAGGATATTTGGCATATTTTTTTGACATCTCGGCAAAGAATTCTTTTGCTTCTTTCAAGTTTATATTATGACTATGCCAATCTATGATCACGTAGATATCTGATTTTATAGCTCCGTTTACAACGGCATCAACTTTTTCTTTAGAAAACTGCGGATTATTAATATATGAAAGATCTCCGAGTTCGACACCCATTGCTGCACGAACTACATTAGAATCGAAATCTTTCTTTAACCAATCTACTGCTTTTTCGTTATAAAATCTCGGCCATAAACTATGCCACCCAAAACTCAGTCCGCGGAGAACAATGGGATTATTATTTTTATCCACAAGCTGGGTTCCCTGCACACTTAATTTTCCATGTTTTTTTACGAATTGAGCGTTTGAAACTGCAGTTAACATTACTAGTAAAAAACCTAAACACCAAATATTCAATTTCATAGGATGATTTTTTTAAGGAATTAGTTTTAATGTAATAACATCATGCGATGCAATTGACGCACTGAATACTTTTGTAGTGTTTCCAGTTTCTTTATTCTTCCACAGATCTTTTATTTTAAATGTTGTTTTACTAAAATCGGCTTCATATCCAAAATCAATATCTTTGAAATTGTTTTTACTCCAATCAAAAGCAACTTTTTTTGCAGTCTCTGTTCTATTAACAAAACTAACTGCCCAAGCACCATCTGAAAGCGGTTTTACCCATACTTCCACCCCATCTAAAATGATATATTTAAAACCTTGAATTCCAAGTTTATCTTGATTTACAGAAAGCAATTCTTTATTGGTTAAAATTGCCAAAGTTTCTTTAGACATTTTACGATAATCGTTTCCTGTAAATAAAGGAGAAGAAAGCATACACCACATTGCAAAATGTGTTTTATCTTCTGTATCATTCATCTCGTTTCCAACTTCCATCATATCAAAATCATTCCAATGATCTGGTCCAGAATATTTACGAATATCTTTTCGCATATCGGCAATTTTCATGAATCCCCAAGAGGACCAATTTTCTGGGTGTTTGAATTCGCAGTCGAAACAAGGATAAATATCTCCAGAAATTCTCCAAAGATTCCCAACCGGTTTTCCCCATTCCCAAGGCTGGTTATCTCCCCATTCGCAGAGACTAAAAACAATTGGTCTTCCAGCAGTCTTCAAAGCGTTACTCATAGTTGCATAAGCTTCTTTAGCTGTAATTCCTTCTGTGTTACACCAATCGTATTTTAGAAAATCAATTCCTAGTTTAGCATAAAACCTTGCGTCTTGATATTCATAACCTCTTGTTCCTGGATAACCTGCACAGGTTTTTGTTCCTGCACAATTATACAATCCGAATTTTAAGCCTTTACTATGCACATAATCAATAAGCGACTTCATTCCGTTTGGAAATTTTTCAGGGTCAGGCACCAAATCACCATTTGCATCACGTTCGTGTGTCATCCAGCCATCGTCTAAAACAATATAATTATAACCCGCTGCTGCCAAACCAGAAGAAACCATAATGTCTGCAGTTTCTTTTACTAACTTTTCGTCAATATTAGTTGCAAACGTATTCCAGGAATTCCATCCCATAGGCGGTGTCATTGCCAGCCCTTCAAATTTCCCAGCTTGTTGTTTGTGCGTATTGCCTTGACTGAAACTCATATTGGTAAGACATAAGGCAAGTAGTAAAGCGATTTTTTTCATTTTTTTAAATTTAAATTTTAAAAAAATGTTCCCTAATTTTCAATCAGGGAACATTTTTAGACTAACTCAAAACAAATCATTTTTATAAAAATCCTATATCGTCTATATAGAGAATACTAGACGGAGTAATTGTGCCTCCAGAAAATTCTTGTATAAACACACTATCAAAAGTTCCTCCTGTTAAAAGACCAGGATGCAGATCTGAGATCGGAATTGAAATATTATTCCATTGCCCAGCTTTTAGGGTAACCGTGGTACCTTTACTTGAATCGCCGGTATCGCTATTTATAGTAACCATGATTTTAGTACTTTCGGTTGGGAATATAGACATTTTAAGAAATTGATAATCCGCTGCATTTAGAACTACATCAGAATGCATGAAAAGTCCGCTCCAAGCTTCAGCCACTTTTTTGATTGCGTTTGTTCCTCTACTGACTTTTTCGGTGCTTTCCCAGGTAATATCGCCTCCCCAGCCCCAGCCCCATCCTTTCAATGAGTCTTCGTAAAGTAAATATTTAAGTCCTATACTGCTTGGTGCAGAAATTCCAAAGTCAGTCTCCACAACAATAAGCGCGTATGAATCAAAATCTGCCGGAACAGTTGCTTTTATTTCTGTTTTGGAAACTACTGTAATTGCAGCTCCAGTACTACCAAATTTAACACTTTTAACTTTTACAAAATTTTGACCTGTAATTGTAATAATGTCTCCTGGAGAAGCTAATACTTGTGACAGAGTGGTAATTGCCGGCGCCGGAGGAGTCAATTCAATTACATTGCTTAAAACATTTACAAAACCATTGGTACCATAATAATCTAATCCCGTTGCCTCTTTGTCAGATCCGTTTACTTTTAAAACGTTATTGGTAACATTAATACTAAGTAAATATAAATCAGGATTTACCGCATTTGCCATTGTCGAATAATCGCCTGATTCCAAATAATCAGCTTGGACACCTTCAAGTTTAGCAACTCTTTTTTTAACACCTTTGATGACATGACTTAATACAAGCTGCTTTAAATCTTCTACTGGAACCAAATTAATATCTGGATATCCTAAATCGTTTACATAACCGCTTGCTGTCAAGTAAGCATCAAGAGTAGCATTGTTAGGAACAAAATAAGTATAGTCATCAGTTGTATTTAAGGTCGCTTCTAAACCAGCCAGCTGTATTGCTTTTGCAAACGTAGTTAAATTACTATTTGCCTGAAGCAAACCGTAGGCTGTGTTGTAATTTTGCTCTGCTCCGCCAATATCTTCAATTTCGTTATCACAGGAAGAAACTGCAGCAACCAGAAATGCACATAGTGCAAGCTGCTTTACTTTATTATATATATTTTTCATAAATTCTCTTTTAGTTTTTAATTATGGATTCAGATTAATAGACTGAACTTTTATCGAAATCTTTATTTGAATCCTAACAATTATTTTAACACCAATCCAATATCATCTAGATAGATCACATTTCCTCCAAAACCGCCAAATTCTTGGTAGCCAATTTGAGATAATTCATTTGGATTACCCAACACACTATATGGCACCTCAATATAAGTCCACGAAGTTCTGACATCAACGATCACGATATTTTTCTCAGTATCTCCATTTGCAAAAAACTTCACTTTTCCAGCTTTTTCACCCTTAACCCAAAATCTTACCGCTTTGAATTTACCTGTATCATGATAAGACCAGTTGTTAATTCCAATAACATACCCATCCCATTCACCAGCTTTCCATTGAACACACTTAGTCCCTTGATAAACATCTTTGGCGTAGGCTGCATCAAACTCATTAGTTCCATCCCAAAGAGACTGCCAGCCCCAAATATTAGTAAAAGCGTCATCATAAATTTCTGAACCTATTACTTGCGGAGCCACTGTTGTTCCAGATACATTCGTTACTGATAAATTTTTCAAATAACTTCCTTCAGGAACTTTAACTACAATTTCTGTTAATGTAGAAGATATTGGTTCAACTTGGATATCGCCAAAATTAACTACAGGGCGCAAGAAATATTCACCTGTAATAGTAATAATATCTCCTGGATTTGAATTGACCGGAAACCCTTTAATATTAGGACTTGGAGGCCTGATAGCCACTTTATAGTTCAAGGTGCCTAAATTGGTGACGATCTTCATTTCGTCCATTTCATTATAGTATGGCGTTTTTGAATCTACTAACACAACAATTGCGTTATCTGTTACCATTGTAGGGTTAAAATAGGACTCTAAACCATTAAATGAAATTGATTTTAACGTAGCAAAACCAGATCCTCTAATGATATAATAATTTCCTGCATTAATAATATCTGTAGGAACATCAACTTTTCTATCTCCCTCAACCAAAGGATCATCTACAACAGATCTGCTAATTCCTGTTACTTCAAGTTTTCCAGATGAACCTGCTGAATCATCGTTTGAACAAGAAGTAAACAGTAAAATTGAAATCGAAGCTAGAAAATACAACTTCAATAACATTCTATTTTTTATATTTTTCATAGTAATTTACTTTTAAGAAATTAGTTAAAATTGTAAGGAACCGGCGCCTCTTTTAATTTTGGATTTTTTCTAACTTCGATATCTGGTTTTGGATAAATAAAATCAGTTGGAGTTGGTGTATAATGCAGTACTCCTTGAGAATCAAAACCTCTATCTTGCTGAGAAATAATATTGATCGCTTCCTGACGCGGCAGTCTGCCTAAATCAAACCAAAATTCTCCTTCAAAAGCAAATTCAACTCTTCTCTCGCGAAATAATGCCGTTTTAGTTAAAGGCACATTAGCACCCAAAGTACTAAGACCTGCTCTAAACCTTACTTTATTGTATGATTCTTTTGCAGCAGCATTAGTAGTTTCATCAGCTCCAGCCATTGTTGCTTCGGCATGAATTAACAAAAGATCAGCATAACGCATAATATAATTGCAGTTATTCATACCTCCCCAAGAATCAGCCGGACCTGTTTCACTAGTTGCCTGACCTACTACATATTTCTTAACCGCAGCACCAGTATTGGCCAATAGATCGCCATATTTATCCTTATCCATTACAAATCCAACTTCTCCGTTAGCTTTTAAATTTGGATAAGAATCGCCGTAAACCATAAAAGATTCTTTTCTTCTTAAATCTCCAATTTCAAAAGCATCCTGAACATCATTACTTGGCATATAAGTAGCACCATATGAAGCATTATCATTCAAAATATCCAAACCATATTGAATATTAGAGAAATTTCCTCCTCCATAAGTATTTATTGCACCAGACCATTGCCAAGAATAAATAGACTCTTCATTATTATTTTTACTTGTCAAAAACAAATCTGCAAAATTTGGCAGCAAACCAAACTCACCAGAATTAATCACTTTTTCAGCCATTAATTTAGAATCAGCATATTTCTTTTCATACAAATATACTTTTGCTAAAAATGCTTCTGCAGAACCTTGAGTTACAAAAACATTATCTCCACCTGGAGTTCTGGATCTAATTTTTGTTTTTAGATTAGCTGCAGCAAATTTTAAGTCATTTTCAATGAATGTATAAACATCTTCAATTCTATTTGTATTAACTAAAGGATCTTTTGCTAAAGCCAAATTATCTTCAATAATCGGCACCGGCCCATACAAACGAACTAAATAAAAGTATGCTATCGCTCGAAAAAAATGTGCTTCTGCAATCGTGTTTTTAATTACAGCCTTACTCACATCTGCTGTTGCATTTTTTTCAATATTGTTAATTAAATTGTTTGATTGCGCTACAATTGCAAAACAAGCTCTCCAAGGATCCAGCAATATAGGACTATCAGAAGTAAGTTTAAATTGAATCAACTCTGGTCCATCAGCATACGCCAGACAGTTTCCTGATGATAACTCAGACAAGGCGTAAAAATTCTTAGTATAATAAGGAGCCCACATTGCACCATACATTCCATAAGTGGTTCTGGCTACTTGCTCGTCAGTATTATAAAACTGATCACTGCTGTAACTATCTTCTGAAGGACGATCCAAGAAATCTTCGCTGCAAGAAGCAGCAGTCAAACCTAATACTAGTGATAGAACTAAGGTTTTTATATTGATATATTTTTTCATAAGAGTGGCAATTAAAATTCTAAATTCATTCCAAAAGTGAAACTACGATTCGTTGGGTAACGTCCTGAATCAATACCTGATAATAACGGATCTTGATTGTATGAGCCAACCTCTGGATCGTATCCTGTATATTTAGTAAATGTGTAAAGATTTTGAATACCAAAGTAGAATCTTAATTTACTAATACTTGCTTTTGAAATCACATCCGAAGGCATATTATAACCTAACGTTACCTGCTGAATTCTTAAAAATGATCCATCTTCCACATAACGATCAGAGATTGCTATATTTGGGTGTCCATCTCCACCGTCGGGTCTTGGATATTTTGCATCCGTATTTTCTGGTGTCCAGAAATCTGCAGCTTCCGCCAATTGATTTTCATACAAACGTTGGTTTTTAGTTCCAGCACGTCTTGTTAAGTTCATCACTTTGTTCCCATAAGAACCTTGTAAAAACACTCCCAAATCAATGTTTTTATATGTAAAAGTATTATTGAAACCATAAGTGAATTTCGGCTGAGGATTACCAATGTAAGTCAAATCCTTTTCGTCTATCAGACCATCTTTATTTTGGTCAACATATTCAACATCTCCCAATTGACTTTTTACTGCTTTGTTTCCAGTAAAAGGAATTGGCGCGTTGGCTAATTGTTCATTATTTCTGATAATACCAACCGCTTGGTAACCATAAAACTGACCAACTGGCTGACCAACCACCGTTTTAGTAACTGCTTTGGTAGTATAATCATTAAGCAATACATCTTTTGTTAAATCAAAATTATCTTGTAAGCTTAATAGTTTATTTTTATTGGTAGTAAAAATTACTTTTGAATTCCAAGAAAAATCTTTACCAAACTTATTATTGTAATCCAAAGTCATTTCAAAACCTTGATTTCTTAAGCTTCCTAAGTTTACACTTGGCGCCCCTAAACCTCCTTGATAAGCATCTGTTCCTGTAACATAATAAGGCAATGGCAAGACAAATAAAAATCCTGCTGATTGTTTTCTGTACACTTCAAATGATGCCTGAAGTTTTGATTTAAAAAGTGTAAAATCTAAACCTATGTTTGTCTGCTCAGAAGTTTCCCAAGTTAAGTCAGGGTTTGCAATATTATTAACCGTAAAGAAATTACCCAATGCTGATTTAATGGCACGAACCGTACTCATGTAACCGCCGCCGCCAATATTCTGGTTTCCAGTTTCACCATAACCAGCTCTAATTTTGATATTATCAATATATTCTCGAGTTCCTTCCATAAAACTTTCGTTTGAAAGTTTCCAAGATCCTGAAATTGAAGGAAAGTACCCCCATTTTTGACCAGGTCCAAAATTAGAACTTCCATCTGCTCTCATCGTTGCCTGCAGCGCATATCTATTATCAAAATCATAATTAAAAGTTCCAAAGAAAGAATAAAAAGCAGAACTTCCTTTGTATTCTGAACCCACAAGTGTATCAGGATCACCCAAACTAATAGAATGAATATCATTACTCAACAACCCAGAAATTGTTTGTGAGTTCCCGAACCAGTGACTGTCATTAGCTTCTTGAGCAGCTAAAATGTTAAAATGATGATTACCAGCATCAATTTTATAAGTTAAAACGTTTTTAATATTTAAGCTATACACATTGCTCGCCCTTTCTGTCAGCTGATTGGTTTCTCTAACCGCAGCACCCCATTTATAAGTAGGCAGAAAGCCCTCAAAATTATCCACATTTGTAGATCCTCCGAAATCAAATCTATACTCAAGTCCTTTTGCAAGTCTAAAACTAGCGTAAAAATTTCCTATGAAACTCTTCTTAATCAACTTGTTGGTATTCATCAAAGCCGAAGCAACCGGATTAATCCAAACTCCTATAGAACCATCAGCCGGCGGACCAGCATAATTACCATTAGTATCCTTTACTGCAACGTCTGGAGTAGATAATATAGAAGTACTAATAATACCGTTGCTGGCACCATTAATTGTTATATCTTCATTTGTAATTCCAGTTCCGAGAGAAACTCCAACAGTAAGCCAATCTTTTAGTTTGCTGTCTACATTCGTTTTAAAACTATATCTTTTAAAAGCTGATCCAATAACAATACCTTCTTGATTTGTATATCCTCCAGAAATATAGTAGTTAGTACCTTCTTTAGCGCCTGAAAATGAAATCTGATGATTATTCATTATCGCCGTTTTATAAATCTCGTCCTGCCAATTCGTTCCTTTACCCAAAACTGACGGAACAGCAAATTCGTCTCTTGGTGTTACACCATAAACAGCTGCTAATGCATTTTGCTGTTCTGCATATTGACTTAAAGTCATCGTGTCTAATAAACGAGTTACATTTTGAACAGACAAATATGAATCATACGCAATTTTTCCTACTCCTTTTTTTCCTCTTTTTGTCGTAATAATTACAACCCCATTCGACGCTCTAGAACCATAGATAGCAGTTGCAGAGGCATCTTTCAAAATATCCAATGTTTCGATATCGTTCGGATTTAAAAAAGCAATCGGGCTAGAAGTTACGTTTCCTGTGTTTGCTCCTAAATAACCCGTAACGATTGAACCGCCGGTGGCAGTATTAGCAGCATCTCCGGAAATCGGAATACCATCTACAATATACAATGGTTCATTAGTACCAGAAATAGAAGTAGTTCCACGTATCTTAACTGACACACTACCTCCTGGCTGCCCAGAATTGTTTGTAACGGTCACCCCTGCAGCACGCCCTTGTAACAACTGATCTACAGACACTTGTGGAGAATCTGCAAAATCTTTTGAAGTAACTGTAGAAACTGCTCCTGTTAAATCTTTTCGCTTAACACTTCGATATCCTACATTTACTAACACTTCACGTAAATCTTCGGCACTAAGCTTTAAGACTACATTAATTGTCCCTCCGTTTTTCACATTAACGGCCTGCGTAACATATCCAATAAATGAAACAGAAATTGTAGAGTTTGCGGGTGCATCGATAGAATATTTCCCATCAAAATCTGTCGAAGCTGTCTTTTTAGTTCCCGTAACCATTATGTTTGC from Flavobacterium fluviale includes these protein-coding regions:
- a CDS encoding fasciclin domain-containing protein; translation: MKNIYNKVKQLALCAFLVAAVSSCDNEIEDIGGAEQNYNTAYGLLQANSNLTTFAKAIQLAGLEATLNTTDDYTYFVPNNATLDAYLTASGYVNDLGYPDINLVPVEDLKQLVLSHVIKGVKKRVAKLEGVQADYLESGDYSTMANAVNPDLYLLSINVTNNVLKVNGSDKEATGLDYYGTNGFVNVLSNVIELTPPAPAITTLSQVLASPGDIITITGQNFVKVKSVKFGSTGAAITVVSKTEIKATVPADFDSYALIVVETDFGISAPSSIGLKYLLYEDSLKGWGWGWGGDITWESTEKVSRGTNAIKKVAEAWSGLFMHSDVVLNAADYQFLKMSIFPTESTKIMVTINSDTGDSSKGTTVTLKAGQWNNISIPISDLHPGLLTGGTFDSVFIQEFSGGTITPSSILYIDDIGFL
- a CDS encoding N-acetylmuramoyl-L-alanine amidase; translation: MTKKHFCYLILAVIISSCSTNPYKNTEKAYDQQLKTLENQITNKEAKPIPATSVIIDTSYAQQLGIVKDTLSKTGSTYLVNGINTEWIGTVNFNLRKPSFVIIHHTAQDSLQQTISTFTKTKTQVSAHYVISENGKVVQMLNDYLRAWHAGNSTWGKTTDLNSCSIGIELDNNGFKPFTEAQISSLVALLTKLKKDYNIPTQNFLGHADIAPGRKQDPSALFPWKTLAEKGFGIWPDEVLEPAPFDFKIEPALRIIGYNTKNLSSAIQAFKLHYIQTDATSTLDRKTIDTIYSIYKKQIQ
- a CDS encoding glycoside hydrolase family 5 protein codes for the protein MKLNIWCLGFLLVMLTAVSNAQFVKKHGKLSVQGTQLVDKNNNPIVLRGLSFGWHSLWPRFYNEKAVDWLKKDFDSNVVRAAMGVELGDLSYINNPQFSKEKVDAVVNGAIKSDIYVIIDWHSHNINLKEAKEFFAEMSKKYAKYPNIIYEIFNEPDYETWWEVKNYAEEVIQVIRENDPDNIILVGCPRWDQDIDLPAEDPITGYKNIMYTMHFYAATHGKELRDRTDAAIAKGLPVFVSESAGMEASGDGPLDYKAWQDYIDWMESRKISWITWSISDKDETCSMLKKTAKSEGKWKDEDLKDSGIKVREYLKKYNKQD
- a CDS encoding outer membrane beta-barrel protein — protein: MKKVFHILAAMLTSSFAFAQEDEAAASPATTWGGSADAYYKYDFSKQMNGLTSFTNSQNSFELGMASIEAGHTFGKASVFVDLGFGKRAAEFSYNETPDKDASAKFLIKQLFFTYNLTDEFKVVAGSFGTHIGYEVLDAVDNKNYSMSYAFSYGPFFNTGVKAQYTTGKFTAMLGVTNPTDFKSAMDAGSYQKTFIGQLGYIGDTGSAYLNFTTGSTNPIPGSIIPVSDENKTQFDLTASKTISDSFGLGLNATYAKTTNDFDSALDGEWFSVVGYANYSFSPSLLLAYRIEYFDAKDAAPSMGTLTGSSVFANTVSLNYKVGKLTIIPELRYDAASEDIFLDKDALPTGGSFYGLIATTYSF
- the rimO gene encoding 30S ribosomal protein S12 methylthiotransferase RimO, producing MRTKSLKKNKINVITLGCSKNVYDSEVLMGQLRANGKEVEHEAPAEKEGNIIVINTCGFIDNAKAESVNMILEYADKKDRGLVDKVFVTGCLSERYRPDLEKEIPNVDQYFGTTELPQLLKALGADYKHELLGERLTTTPKNYAYLKIAEGCDRPCSFCAIPLMRGSHVSQPIEKLVKEAQGLAKNGVKELILIAQDLTYYGLDLYKKRNLAELLEELAKVEGIEWIRLHYAYPTGFPMDVLELMKREPKICNYIDIPLQHISDSILKSMRRGTTQAKTTQLLKDFRAAVPGMAIRTTLIVGYPGETQEDFEILKDFVQEMKFDRMGCFAYSHEENTHAYLLEDNVPDDVKQARANEIMELQSQISWDLNQEKVGKTFKCIIDRKEGAHFVGRTEFDSPDVDNEVLIDASKHYVKTGEFVNIKIIEATEFDLYGEPA
- a CDS encoding glycoside hydrolase family 27 protein; this encodes MKKIALLLALCLTNMSFSQGNTHKQQAGKFEGLAMTPPMGWNSWNTFATNIDEKLVKETADIMVSSGLAAAGYNYIVLDDGWMTHERDANGDLVPDPEKFPNGMKSLIDYVHSKGLKFGLYNCAGTKTCAGYPGTRGYEYQDARFYAKLGIDFLKYDWCNTEGITAKEAYATMSNALKTAGRPIVFSLCEWGDNQPWEWGKPVGNLWRISGDIYPCFDCEFKHPENWSSWGFMKIADMRKDIRKYSGPDHWNDFDMMEVGNEMNDTEDKTHFAMWCMLSSPLFTGNDYRKMSKETLAILTNKELLSVNQDKLGIQGFKYIILDGVEVWVKPLSDGAWAVSFVNRTETAKKVAFDWSKNNFKDIDFGYEADFSKTTFKIKDLWKNKETGNTTKVFSASIASHDVITLKLIP